The following are from one region of the Lytechinus variegatus isolate NC3 chromosome 4, Lvar_3.0, whole genome shotgun sequence genome:
- the LOC121412832 gene encoding serine/threonine-protein phosphatase 6 regulatory ankyrin repeat subunit A-like produces the protein MEIPSASRSKAPPQHHRSSPVLHSRQSVLLFVCFLLPAPHVSLIHRTKDLQLGFIILENIVPELLWLCQIAGEVDVNWEEKTNRTPFNVSVKHGHLGAVKFIITKGAKQNTYDGMTPLYAAAEFSHLDLVKLFISNGADVNEENDVGMIPLHGAAINGNIKIMNYLIECGSDVNKNGPKGWTPFNAAIQYGHLEAVKYLIDRGAKQSRFNGMTPIYAAAQFGHLDIVKFFISNGADVNEEHHKGMIPLHGAAARGHLKIMEYLIELGSDVDKANSNGWTPFNAAIQYGRLEAVKYLINGDAKQNRYAGMTPLYAATAFGHLDIVRFFISNGVNVNEENDGGKIPLHVAVTKGNMEIIKYLIHNGSDVNITDPKGWTPFNAAIQYGHLEAVKYLIDKGAKQNRFNGMTPLYAAARFGHLDIVKFFISNGADVNEEHHKGMIPLHGAAARGHLKIMEYLIELGSDVDKANSNGWTPFNAAIQYGRLEAVKYLINGDTKLNRYAGMTPLYAATAFGHLDIVRFFISNGVNVNEENDGGKIPLHVAVTKGNMEIIKYLIHNGSDVNITDPKGWTPFNAAIQYGHLEAVKYLIDKGSKQNRYNGMTPLYAAAVFGFLDIVKFFISDGADVNEENDNGVIPLHGAAARGHLQIMNYLILQGSDVSKADQNGWTPFNAAIEYGHLEGVRYLMDKGAKQNRYGGLTPLFAASYLGHLDIVQFFISNGADVNEENGDGRIPLHGAAFKGNMEIMECLIQQGSDVNKADSNGSTPFNAAIKYGHIEAVKYLLDKGAKQDKHDGMTTLSAAAKFGHLNIVKFLISNGADVDAEHDNGRIPLHEAVITGNMKIMEFLIQQGSNVNKGDQKGSTPFNVAIQYGQLEAAKCLIDKDVKQNRYAGMTPLYAAAEFGHLDIVKFFIYNGADVNEETDNGVIPIHGAAARGHLQIMNYLILQGSDVNKADQNGWTPFNAAIQYGHLDAIKYLLRNGAVQTRYDGTVPLYIAAQAGYLDIVRFLISNDADVNEVDDEGMIALHAASRNGNIEIVKYLVQQGSDVNKVDHSGLTPLNATIIEGQLKVVKFLIAKGANYSSYEGMTPLYIATQYDHIDVVKFLVSEGVSVNEGTESGKSPLHAACYNGNIDIVDFLLLNNANVDKQDQDGWTPLQAATQEGHLNVIKYLSVCGADMKDVDATTSIQTSLNTDHSTPQRE, from the coding sequence ATTGCTGGGGAAGTTGATGTGAACTGGGAAGAAAAGACAAATCGGACACCATTTAATGTTTCTGTCAAGCATGGGCATCTAGGAGCAGTCAAATTTATCATAACTAAAGGAGCGAAGCAGAATACATATGACGGAATGACTCCACTCTATGCTGCAGCTGAATTCAGTCATTTAGATCTCGTCAAACTCTTCATTTCCAATGGGGCTGAtgtgaatgaagaaaatgatgttgGGATGATTCCTCTCCATGGTGCGGCAATTAATGGtaacattaaaataatgaattacCTGATTGAATGTGGGTCAGATGTGAACAAGAATGGTCCGAAGGGttggacaccattcaatgctgctaTACAATACGGTCATCTAGAAGCTGTGAAATATCTCATCGATAGAGGAGCAAAGCAGAGCAGATTTAATGGAATGACCCCAATCTATGCAGCAGCTCAATTTGGCCATTTAGATATCGTgaaattcttcatttcaaatgGTGCTGATGTGAATGAAGAACATCACAAGGGGATGATTCCTCTTCATGGCGCTGCTGCTCGAGGCCATCTGAAAATCATGGAATATCTCATCGAACTAGGATCAGATGTGGACAAAGCTAATTCAAACGGTTGGACACCATTTAATGCAGCAATTCAGTACGGCCGTCTTGAAGCTGTCAAATATCTAATAAATGGAGATGCCAAGCAGAACAGATATGCTGGAATGACCCCACTTTATGCTGCAACTGCATTCGGTCACCTAGATATTGTGAGATTCTTTATTTCCAATGGCGTTAATGTAAATGAGGAAAATGATGGCGGCAAGATTCCCCTCCATGTAGCTGTTACTAAAGGAAACATGGAAATCATAAAATATCTCATTCACAATGGCTCTGATGTGAACATTACTGACCCAAAGGGttggacaccattcaatgctgctaTCCAATACGGTCACCTAgaagctgtcaaatatctcatcGATAAAGGAGCAAAGCAGAACAGATTTAATGGAATGACCCCACTCTATGCAGCAGCTCGATTCGGCCATTTAGATATCGTgaaattcttcatttcaaatgGTGCTGATGTGAATGAAGAACATCACAAGGGGATGATTCCTCTTCATGGCGCTGCTGCTCGAGGCCATCTGAAAATCATGGAATATCTCATCGAACTAGGATCAGATGTGGACAAAGCTAATTCAAACGGTTGGACACCATTTAATGCAGCAATTCAGTACGGCCGTCTTGAAGCTGTCAAATATCTAATAAATGGAGATACCAAGCTGAACAGATATGCTGGAATGACCCCACTTTATGCTGCAACTGCATTCGGTCACCTAGATATTGTGAGATTCTTTATTTCCAATGGCGTTAATGTAAATGAGGAAAATGATGGCGGCAAGATTCCCCTCCATGTAGCTGTTACTAAAGGAAACATGGAAATCATAAAATATCTCATTCACAATGGCTCTGATGTGAACATTACTGACCCAAAGGGttggacaccattcaatgctgctaTCCAATACGGTCACCTAgaagctgtcaaatatctcatagatAAAGGATCCAAGCAGAACAGATACAATGGAATGACTCCATTATATGCTGCAGCTGTATTCGGCTTTTTAGATATCGTGAAATTCTTCATTTCTGACGGGGCTGATGTGAATGAGGAAAATGATAATGGGGTGATTCCTCTTCATGGTGCTGCTGCACGAGGCCATCTACAAATCATGAATTATCTCATTCTACAAGGGTCTGATGTTAGCAAGGCTGATCAAAACGGTTGGACACCATTTAATGCTGCAATTGAATACGGTCATCTAGAAGGTGTGAGATATCTCATGGATAAAGGAGCCAAGCAGAACAGGTATGGCGGCTTGACTCCACTATTCGCAGCTTCATACCTTGGTCATTTAGATATCGTTCaattcttcatttcaaatgGCGCTGATGTCAATGAAGAAAATGGTGATGGGAGGATTCCTCTCCATGGAGCTGCATTTAAAGGAAACATGGAAATCATGGAATGTCTCATTCAACAGGGCTCTGATGTGAATAAAGCTGATTCAAACGGTTCGACCCCATTCAATGCTGCTATCAAATACGGCCATATAGAAGCTGTGAAATATCTCTTGGACAAAGGGGCCAAGCAGGACAAACATGATGGAATGACCACACTTAGTGCTGCAGCGAAATTTGGTCACTTGAATATAGTAAAATTTTTAATTTCCAATGGTGCTGACGTTGATGCAGAACACGATAATGGCAGAATTCCATTACACGAAGCTGTTATTACTGGTAACATGAAGATCATGGAATTTCTCATTCAACAAGGATCTAATGTTAACAAAGGAGATCAGAAAGGATCGACTCCATTCAATGTTGCAATTCAGTATGGTCAATTAGAAGCTGCGAAATGTCTAATAGATAAAGACGTCAAACAGAACAGATACGCTGGAATGACCCCACTCTACGCTGCAGCTGAATTCGGTCATTTAGATATCGTCAAATTCTTCATTTACAATGGGGCTGATGTGAATGAGGAAACTGACAATGGGGTGATTCCTATTCATGGTGCTGCTGCACGAGGCCATCTACAAATCATGAATTATCTTATTCTACAAGGGTCTGATGTTAACAAGGCTGACCAAAACGGttggacaccattcaatgctgccATCCAATACGGCCATCTAGATGCTATCAAATATCTTCTGAGAAATGGAGCAGTACAAACAAGATACGATGGAACGGTCCCACTCTATATTGCGGCACAAGCCGGGTATTTAGATATTGTCCGATTCTTGATATCCAATGATGCTGACGTCAATGAGGTAGATGACGAAGGGATGATTGCTCTACACGCTGCTTCCCGTAATGGTAACATTGAAATCGTGAAATACCTCGTTCAGCAAGGTTCTGATGTAAACAAGGTAGACCACAGTGGGCTAACACCACTGAATGCAACAATCATTGAAGGCCAGTTGAAAGTTGTAAAATTTCTCATTGCTAAAGGAGCCAATTATTCAAGTTATGAAGGTATGACTCCACTTTACATCGCAACACAATACGACCATATCGACGTAGTGAAATTCCTCGTGTCGGAAGGTGTCAGTGTAAACGAAGGCACAGAAAGCGGGAAATCCCCGCTTCATGCAGCATGTTACAATGGGAACATTGATATTGTAGACTTCCTACTTCTCAACAATGCTAATGTGGATAAACAAGATCAAGATGGGTGGACACCACTTCAAGCCGCTACACAAGAAGGCCATCTAAACGTAATCAAGTATCTTTCAGTGTGTGGTGCAGACATGAAGGATGTGGATGCTACAACTTCGATACAGACGTCGTTAAACACTGATCATTCTACTCCTCAAAGAGAATAG